In Fervidobacterium nodosum Rt17-B1, one genomic interval encodes:
- a CDS encoding adenine phosphoribosyltransferase: MELKNFIRDIPDFPQKGVMFRDITPLVKNPEAFKYAIDTIAEELGKYDFDLIVCPEARGFIIAAPLAYKLDKGLVPVRKPGKLPYKTISDVYELEYGKAELHMHEDAIQPNQKVVIIDDVLATGGTAMALKRLVEKAGGIVVASAFLIELTYLNPRNIIKDLPIIAPIKY; encoded by the coding sequence ATGGAGCTGAAGAACTTTATAAGAGATATACCCGATTTCCCACAAAAGGGGGTTATGTTCAGAGATATAACACCACTTGTGAAAAACCCAGAAGCTTTTAAGTACGCTATTGATACTATAGCGGAAGAATTAGGAAAGTATGATTTTGATCTTATCGTATGCCCAGAAGCGCGTGGATTCATAATCGCAGCCCCACTGGCTTACAAATTAGATAAAGGACTAGTACCTGTAAGAAAGCCTGGAAAACTTCCATATAAAACAATAAGTGATGTTTATGAATTAGAATATGGTAAAGCCGAACTACATATGCACGAGGATGCAATTCAACCAAATCAAAAAGTAGTAATAATTGATGATGTGCTTGCAACAGGTGGAACGGCAATGGCACTTAAGAGATTAGTTGAAAAAGCTGGTGGAATTGTCGTCGCGTCTGCTTTTCTTATAGAATTAACTTATCTTAACCCAAGGAATATAATCAAAGACTTACCAATAATCGCACCTATTAAATACTAA
- a CDS encoding DUF1292 domain-containing protein, protein MFEHDHEHHHHHHEHEHEHNHDHIDAFTLVDEEGNEHHFVLLGEVENKGKTYWVCEEIFVENEEISEFGDTFLFVKSEDDDGNVLLDSIQDEEEFNEVVKIWEDMMGDEDFFIDVDEEEDEEEE, encoded by the coding sequence ATGTTTGAACACGATCATGAACACCATCACCACCATCATGAACATGAGCACGAACATAACCATGACCATATTGACGCATTTACATTAGTCGATGAAGAAGGAAACGAACATCACTTTGTATTACTTGGAGAGGTTGAAAACAAAGGAAAAACTTACTGGGTTTGCGAAGAAATTTTCGTAGAAAATGAAGAAATATCTGAATTTGGCGACACATTCCTTTTCGTTAAATCAGAAGACGATGATGGTAACGTCTTGCTTGATTCTATTCAAGACGAAGAAGAATTTAACGAAGTAGTGAAAATCTGGGAAGACATGATGGGTGACGAGGATTTCTTCATAGACGTAGATGAAGAAGAAGACGAAGAAGAAGAGTAA
- a CDS encoding tetratricopeptide repeat protein — MKRLFSVLAIVYFVSIFSYLFALNADDLNKLFYEARRDHDKDKILRVIKEIESFDGYTKDSRLLTILADCYLEYGNWGVPDKEKEKTLEKARANAEAAIKIDQKNGRAYYIAGAAIGRLAQYKGIVQSLFMLGDFDKNIDTAIKILDENDEEGRLYKTFAYIASGMRYRDVPWPLYNYKKSEELLNNALKLTPNYTNIYLELGYLYLKTGNKDKAREMFQKVVNSPAHPWLVKTHEEAVASANEELKKLK, encoded by the coding sequence ATGAAAAGGTTATTTTCGGTTCTCGCTATCGTTTACTTTGTTAGTATTTTTAGTTACCTATTTGCTTTGAATGCGGATGATTTGAACAAATTATTTTATGAAGCACGTAGAGACCATGATAAAGATAAGATTCTTCGTGTAATAAAAGAGATAGAAAGCTTTGACGGATACACAAAAGATTCAAGACTTTTGACTATACTGGCAGATTGTTATTTGGAATATGGTAATTGGGGTGTGCCTGATAAAGAAAAAGAGAAAACATTAGAAAAAGCCAGAGCAAACGCAGAAGCAGCAATAAAAATTGACCAAAAGAATGGGAGAGCATACTATATAGCCGGAGCTGCTATCGGTAGACTTGCACAATATAAAGGAATCGTGCAAAGTTTGTTTATGCTCGGAGATTTTGACAAAAATATTGATACAGCGATTAAAATACTCGATGAAAATGATGAGGAAGGTAGACTCTATAAAACGTTTGCCTACATAGCTTCTGGTATGCGTTACAGAGATGTTCCATGGCCGCTTTACAATTATAAAAAATCCGAAGAACTTCTAAATAACGCGCTTAAATTAACGCCTAATTATACAAATATATATCTTGAACTTGGTTATTTATACCTAAAAACTGGAAACAAAGACAAAGCAAGGGAAATGTTCCAGAAAGTTGTCAACAGCCCTGCACATCCATGGTTGGTTAAAACACATGAAGAAGCTGTTGCAAGTGCTAATGAAGAACTTAAAAAGCTGAAATGA
- a CDS encoding inorganic phosphate transporter produces the protein MGAAFVFFLLSFLLGIVMGSNDAGNILGPTVANGVFKQRKALIVSSIFVIAGAMLGGLPGMRVASSLVKTSIAEAIIINLSVISVTIYFLLNKLPISMTQVIVGANVGIGIVTKELEPKILLGIVFAWFLTPVISYTVSLAFFKTFSIIFKRIKNLQVRNILLKIMLWGFTIYGSYSLGANNAGKITGILYNKGINVYFLLFFSGITLALGIFLFGKRTIYTVGRELIPLDSFSSMVCIFSSSFSIWFFSQFGLPVSSAHAIVGSILGSGTARGTKIVNKNIFQKIVFSWIEAPILSGLFSALLLLIYRLLW, from the coding sequence GTGGGAGCAGCTTTTGTATTCTTCTTACTAAGCTTTCTTTTGGGAATAGTAATGGGCAGTAATGACGCTGGTAATATACTCGGACCAACAGTAGCAAATGGTGTTTTTAAACAAAGAAAAGCGCTTATTGTGTCATCAATTTTTGTGATTGCTGGTGCTATGCTTGGTGGATTACCCGGGATGAGGGTTGCTTCAAGCCTTGTAAAAACAAGTATAGCTGAGGCAATAATAATAAATTTATCGGTAATCTCTGTAACAATATACTTTTTACTAAATAAATTGCCAATCTCTATGACCCAGGTGATAGTGGGCGCAAATGTAGGAATTGGAATTGTAACAAAAGAATTAGAGCCAAAAATTCTCTTGGGGATCGTTTTTGCTTGGTTCCTTACACCAGTAATATCTTATACAGTAAGTTTGGCTTTTTTTAAAACCTTTTCTATTATATTCAAACGCATTAAAAATCTGCAAGTTCGAAACATCTTGCTAAAGATAATGTTATGGGGATTTACTATTTATGGTTCTTACTCTTTAGGCGCCAACAATGCTGGAAAGATTACTGGAATACTTTATAACAAAGGAATAAATGTCTATTTCCTTCTATTTTTTAGTGGAATAACATTAGCCTTAGGCATTTTTCTTTTTGGAAAAAGAACTATATACACCGTAGGTAGAGAATTGATACCTCTTGATAGTTTTTCTTCAATGGTTTGTATTTTTTCTTCCTCTTTCTCAATTTGGTTCTTTTCTCAATTTGGTCTTCCAGTATCTTCAGCTCATGCCATTGTCGGAAGTATTCTTGGTTCGGGAACAGCACGTGGAACGAAAATAGTTAACAAAAATATATTCCAAAAAATAGTTTTTTCTTGGATCGAAGCGCCTATACTAAGTGGTCTTTTTTCAGCTTTACTACTTTTAATTTATAGACTTTTGTGGTAA